The Desulfohalovibrio reitneri genome contains a region encoding:
- the dmeF gene encoding CDF family Co(II)/Ni(II) efflux transporter DmeF: MNRDDIEYWLHEHDFSHASADRHERNTRLVILLTLVTMVAEIAGGLAFNSMALLADGWHMASHAGALGVTAMAYAVARRHSANRRFTFGTGKVGALGGFASAVLLIGVALFMVWESVERLINPLPINFGWAMGVAVIGLVVNLASAWLLGHHGHDHGHGHGHGHGHGHGHAHHEHHHHHEHDHNIRAAYIHVLADALTSVLAIVALLAGKLAGWTFLDPVMGIVGAAVITRWGWGLVRDTGAMLLDYSDDPGLEDRMRAALECDGECRLTDLHVWRVGPGHLAAQVSLAAEHPKTPDEYKAALDKVASLSHITVEVNPVSGSGN; encoded by the coding sequence GTGAACCGCGACGACATCGAATACTGGCTGCACGAACACGACTTCAGCCACGCTTCCGCCGACCGCCACGAGCGCAACACCCGCCTGGTCATACTGCTCACCCTGGTCACCATGGTGGCCGAGATCGCGGGCGGCTTGGCCTTCAACTCCATGGCCCTGCTGGCCGACGGCTGGCACATGGCCTCCCACGCCGGGGCCCTGGGCGTCACCGCCATGGCCTACGCCGTGGCCCGCCGCCACTCCGCCAACCGCCGCTTCACCTTCGGCACCGGCAAGGTGGGCGCGCTGGGCGGCTTCGCCTCGGCCGTGCTGCTCATCGGCGTGGCCCTGTTCATGGTTTGGGAGTCCGTGGAGCGGCTCATCAACCCTCTGCCCATCAACTTCGGCTGGGCCATGGGCGTGGCGGTCATCGGGCTGGTGGTCAACCTGGCCTCGGCCTGGCTGCTGGGCCACCACGGCCACGACCACGGGCACGGGCACGGGCACGGGCACGGGCACGGGCACGGGCACGCCCACCACGAACACCACCATCACCACGAGCACGACCACAACATCCGCGCCGCCTACATCCACGTGCTGGCCGACGCCCTCACCTCGGTGCTGGCCATCGTGGCCCTGCTGGCGGGCAAGCTGGCGGGCTGGACCTTCCTCGACCCCGTCATGGGCATCGTTGGCGCGGCGGTCATCACCCGCTGGGGCTGGGGGCTGGTGCGCGACACCGGGGCCATGCTGCTGGACTACTCCGACGACCCCGGCCTGGAGGACCGCATGCGGGCCGCCCTGGAGTGCGACGGGGAATGCCGCCTGACCGACCTGCACGTCTGGCGCGTGGGGCCGGGCCATCTGGCCGCCCAGGTCTCCCTGGCCGCCGAGCACCCCAAGACCCCGGACGAGTACAAGGCCGCCCTGGACAAGGTGGCCTCCCTCTCCCACATCACGGTGGAGGTGAACCCCGTGTCCGGAAGCGGGAACTAG